A stretch of Candidatus Poribacteria bacterium DNA encodes these proteins:
- a CDS encoding T9SS type A sorting domain-containing protein codes for MVARVLFKVKGKLTSHIILNDVRMSNLKGIFKLKGKVREVQLAPVRTSLLPNYPNPFNPETWIPFTLSEDAKVMIRIYDLSGRVVRRLILGRLNAGYYVDKKRAIRWDGRNDQGEQVGSGVYIIELNVNGKRYLRRAVVTE; via the coding sequence ATGGTGGCGCGGGTCCTGTTCAAAGTGAAAGGTAAATTGACCTCTCACATCATTCTGAACGACGTTCGGATGAGTAATCTGAAAGGCATATTCAAACTGAAGGGGAAAGTTAGAGAGGTTCAGCTAGCTCCCGTTCGGACAAGTCTGCTCCCTAATTATCCGAACCCGTTCAATCCCGAGACATGGATACCATTCACGTTGTCCGAGGATGCGAAGGTGATGATACGAATTTATGATCTCTCAGGTAGAGTGGTTCGTAGGTTGATATTGGGAAGACTGAACGCGGGATATTATGTGGATAAGAAGCGAGCTATAAGGTGGGATGGGAGAAATGATCAGGGGGAGCAAGTGGGAAGCGGGGTCTATATAATAGAACTTAACGTGAATGGCAAGCGATATCTGCGTAGAGCTGTCGTTACGGAATAG